The Gemmatimonadales bacterium genome has a window encoding:
- the nirK gene encoding copper-containing nitrite reductase has protein sequence MKNASIFLRWAGSAVLMSVATVAGGCATDRIQGEETAVLTRAPEVPVPITRRHATKVIVNLETKEVTGRLADGVEYTFWTFGGSVPGSFIRVREGDLVEFHLANHPGSHNPHNIDLHAVTGPGGGASSSFVAPGQSAAFAFRALNPGLYVYHCATAPVGMHIANGMYGLILVEPKEGLPQVDREYYVMQGEVYTRDPYGVAGHQPFDMRQAIAEHPNYVVFNGAVGSLTGDHALTANVGETIRLFVGNGGPNLISSFHVIGEIFDRVYQEAGSEANRNIQTTLIPAGGAAIVDFRLQVPGTFILVDHSIFRAFNKGALGMLKVAGAQDSSIYSGRIAEGIYHPEGGAVQSVPVPAVEEPRARTTAEQIAFGRRVFEQNCAPCHQPDGRGIPGAFPPLARSDYLNADFRRAIGIVLNGMTGPMTVNGATFNSVMPAQALTDDNVANALTYVFSQWGNSGAVVTPDQVRAVRAASPRPSAGAASAH, from the coding sequence CGACGGTCGCCGGAGGGTGCGCCACGGACCGCATCCAGGGCGAGGAGACCGCGGTCTTGACGCGGGCACCGGAGGTGCCGGTGCCCATTACGCGACGCCACGCGACCAAGGTGATCGTGAACCTGGAGACGAAGGAGGTCACGGGCCGGCTCGCCGATGGGGTCGAGTACACGTTCTGGACATTCGGTGGGTCGGTGCCGGGGTCCTTCATCCGGGTGCGCGAGGGCGACCTGGTCGAGTTCCACCTCGCCAACCACCCCGGCAGCCACAACCCGCACAACATCGACCTGCACGCCGTCACCGGTCCCGGGGGCGGCGCGTCGTCGTCGTTCGTGGCGCCCGGCCAGAGCGCGGCCTTCGCGTTCCGCGCGCTCAATCCCGGCCTCTACGTCTACCACTGCGCCACCGCGCCCGTCGGCATGCACATCGCCAACGGGATGTACGGCCTGATCCTCGTCGAGCCGAAGGAGGGCCTGCCGCAGGTGGACCGCGAGTACTACGTCATGCAGGGCGAGGTCTACACTCGCGACCCGTACGGCGTGGCCGGCCACCAGCCGTTCGACATGCGCCAGGCGATCGCCGAGCATCCGAACTATGTGGTGTTCAACGGGGCGGTCGGGTCGCTCACGGGCGATCACGCCCTGACGGCCAACGTCGGAGAAACCATCCGGCTCTTCGTGGGCAACGGCGGCCCGAACCTCATCTCCTCGTTCCACGTCATCGGCGAGATCTTCGACCGCGTCTACCAGGAAGCGGGTTCCGAGGCCAACCGGAACATCCAGACGACGCTCATTCCGGCGGGCGGCGCGGCCATCGTGGACTTCCGGCTTCAAGTGCCGGGCACTTTCATCCTCGTGGACCACTCCATCTTCCGCGCCTTCAACAAGGGCGCGCTGGGCATGCTGAAGGTTGCCGGGGCGCAGGACTCCAGTATCTATTCCGGCCGCATCGCGGAAGGCATCTACCATCCGGAGGGCGGCGCCGTGCAGAGCGTGCCGGTGCCCGCCGTCGAGGAGCCGCGCGCGCGGACCACCGCCGAGCAGATCGCGTTCGGGCGGCGCGTCTTCGAGCAGAACTGCGCGCCGTGCCACCAGCCGGACGGGCGCGGCATCCCCGGCGCGTTCCCGCCGCTCGCGCGGTCGGACTACCTGAACGCCGACTTCCGGCGCGCCATCGGCATCGTGCTCAACGGCATGACCGGTCCCATGACGGTCAACGGCGCCACGTTCAACAGCGTGATGCCGGCGCAGGCGCTGACGGACGACAACGTGGCGAACGCGCTGACGTACGTCTTCAGCCAGTGGGGGAATTCCGGGGCGGTCGTGACGCCGGACCAGGTGCGGGCGGTGCGGGCCGCTTCACCGCGGCCATCGGCGGGGGCCGCCTCGGCGCACTGA
- a CDS encoding tetratricopeptide repeat protein has translation MTLPMRVRLTAILIVAAATATAAPLAGQTLRLGTIDFPTSGMPAAQPSFVTGVMYLHSFEYEAAVRAFREAERLDPDYAMAYWGEAMTYTHPVWNQQDRDAARAALARLAPTAAARRAKARTPREQAYLDAVEVLYGEGPKPHRDTAYASAMERLATANPGDLEAQAFYALSLLGLNQGVRDVPTYLRAAAIAEAVFRANPDHPGAAHYIIHAFDDPTHAPLGLHAARAYVGIAPGAAHAQHMTTHIFLAMGMWDDVASQNEIAAGADRSRWMPGHYTTWLGYAYLQQGRYAEARRLLETLANHSGRGRQRGILASLQARFVIDAEQWDGPEAMGLAAGAGAPGEDGYEYATFVAGLAALRRGDRAAAERALAALTGAPGNAGATARVGDTGDRVVPVILEQELRAQLRVGAGATEEALALLRAATALEDGMPFEFGPPVVVKPAHEMLGEILLEIGRPREAEAEFQRALALAPKRALSLRGLARAAAAAGDTATAARASSMLREVWHRADPGPRR, from the coding sequence ATGACCTTGCCGATGCGCGTCAGGTTGACCGCGATTCTCATCGTCGCCGCTGCGACCGCGACCGCCGCGCCGCTCGCCGGGCAGACGCTGCGGCTCGGCACCATCGACTTCCCCACCTCGGGCATGCCGGCGGCGCAGCCGTCCTTCGTCACGGGAGTGATGTACCTGCATAGTTTCGAGTACGAGGCTGCCGTGCGGGCATTCCGCGAAGCCGAACGGCTCGATCCGGACTACGCCATGGCGTACTGGGGCGAAGCGATGACGTACACGCACCCGGTGTGGAACCAGCAGGATCGCGATGCTGCCCGCGCCGCCCTCGCGCGCCTGGCGCCCACGGCCGCGGCGCGCCGCGCGAAAGCACGGACCCCCCGGGAGCAGGCCTACCTCGACGCGGTGGAAGTGCTGTACGGCGAGGGGCCGAAGCCGCACCGCGACACCGCGTACGCGTCGGCGATGGAGCGGCTCGCCACCGCGAACCCCGGCGACCTCGAGGCGCAGGCGTTCTACGCGCTCTCGCTGCTGGGCCTGAACCAGGGTGTGCGCGACGTGCCGACCTACCTGCGCGCCGCGGCGATCGCCGAGGCGGTCTTCCGGGCGAATCCCGATCACCCCGGTGCCGCCCACTACATCATCCACGCCTTTGACGACCCGACCCATGCTCCGCTCGGGCTCCATGCGGCGCGCGCCTACGTGGGCATCGCGCCGGGCGCCGCTCACGCCCAGCACATGACGACTCACATCTTCCTCGCGATGGGGATGTGGGACGATGTCGCTTCCCAGAACGAGATCGCCGCCGGTGCGGACCGCTCCCGGTGGATGCCCGGGCACTACACGACGTGGCTCGGCTACGCCTACCTCCAGCAGGGCCGGTACGCGGAAGCGCGCCGCCTGCTCGAGACGCTTGCCAACCACTCGGGGCGGGGCCGCCAGCGGGGTATTCTCGCGAGCCTCCAGGCGCGATTCGTCATCGATGCCGAGCAGTGGGATGGTCCCGAGGCAATGGGACTGGCCGCGGGTGCGGGCGCGCCGGGCGAGGACGGGTACGAGTACGCGACGTTCGTCGCTGGGCTGGCGGCGCTCCGGCGCGGCGACCGCGCCGCGGCCGAGCGGGCACTCGCCGCACTGACCGGCGCACCCGGGAACGCCGGCGCGACCGCGCGCGTCGGCGACACCGGCGACCGGGTCGTCCCCGTCATTCTCGAGCAGGAGTTGCGGGCCCAACTGCGAGTCGGCGCCGGCGCGACGGAGGAGGCGCTCGCCCTGCTGCGCGCCGCCACCGCGCTCGAAGACGGCATGCCGTTCGAGTTCGGGCCGCCGGTGGTCGTGAAGCCCGCGCACGAGATGCTCGGCGAAATCCTGCTCGAGATCGGGCGCCCGCGGGAAGCCGAGGCCGAGTTCCAGCGGGCCTTAGCGCTGGCGCCGAAGCGGGCGCTGTCCCTTCGCGGGCTCGCCCGCGCGGCGGCTGCGGCGGGAGACACGGCGACGGCCGCGCGCGCCTCGAGCATGCTAAGGGAAGTCTGGCACCGAGCGGACCCTGGGCCGCGGCGTTAG
- a CDS encoding efflux RND transporter periplasmic adaptor subunit, giving the protein MAFGVVGLGLGVPLLALAGCGGKAESASSGSPAAQQVLYTADTATVASPLSLPAQLYVEHDTWMYARTAGIVESLYVDLGSSVRAGDLLAQLERADQTIAAQQAEVAFESARREVERQRSLAMSRLVAVADSERAELEFRRAELGRQQARRDLELTRVTAPFAGVVSAKTIRPGKLVAPGDSLFRVTALAPLRVAVHVPESDARGIGVGAGGLVVGLDGGGARATVIRASPNIDAASGTRELILELAPGSTMRPGASVTVRLGAERRHVVVVPGAAVADSGYVLVWEDGRTALRAVTLGARLPDGRVEVVSGLAWGERLAQPR; this is encoded by the coding sequence GTGGCCTTCGGGGTGGTCGGGCTGGGTCTTGGCGTTCCGCTCCTGGCGCTGGCGGGGTGCGGGGGCAAGGCGGAGTCGGCGTCCTCGGGCTCACCGGCCGCGCAGCAGGTCCTCTACACAGCAGACACGGCGACGGTCGCCTCGCCGCTCAGCCTGCCCGCCCAGCTCTACGTCGAGCACGACACCTGGATGTACGCCCGCACCGCGGGCATCGTCGAGTCGCTGTACGTGGACCTCGGCTCGAGCGTGCGCGCCGGCGATCTGCTGGCCCAGCTCGAGCGGGCCGACCAGACGATCGCCGCGCAGCAGGCGGAGGTGGCGTTCGAGAGCGCGCGGCGCGAGGTGGAGCGGCAGCGCTCGCTCGCCATGTCGCGGCTGGTCGCCGTGGCGGACTCGGAACGCGCCGAGTTGGAGTTCCGGCGTGCCGAGCTGGGGCGGCAGCAGGCGCGCCGCGACCTCGAGCTGACGCGGGTCACGGCGCCGTTCGCGGGCGTCGTCTCGGCGAAGACGATCCGGCCGGGCAAGCTGGTGGCGCCCGGGGACTCGCTCTTCCGCGTGACGGCGCTCGCGCCGCTGAGAGTGGCCGTGCACGTGCCCGAGAGCGACGCCCGCGGGATCGGCGTGGGCGCGGGCGGGTTGGTCGTCGGGCTCGACGGGGGGGGCGCCCGCGCGACGGTGATCCGCGCCTCTCCCAACATCGACGCGGCAAGCGGCACGCGCGAGTTGATCCTGGAGCTCGCCCCCGGCTCGACAATGCGGCCCGGCGCCAGCGTGACGGTGCGCCTCGGCGCCGAGCGACGCCACGTCGTGGTGGTCCCCGGCGCCGCCGTCGCCGACTCCGGCTACGTGCTGGTGTGGGAGGACGGACGCACCGCGCTGCGCGCCGTCACGCTCGGCGCGCGGCTCCCCGATGGGCGGGTCGAGGTGGTGAGCGGCCTCGCGTGGGGGGAGCGGCTGGCGCAGCCGCGATGA